One Kitasatospora sp. NBC_01266 genomic window carries:
- a CDS encoding F0F1 ATP synthase subunit gamma has product MGAQLRVYKRRIRSVTATKKITKAMEMISASRIVKAQRAVAASTPYADELTRAVTAVATRSNAKHPLTHEKPNASRAAVLLVTADRGLAGGYSSNAIKQAVALTARLKAEGKEVVTYIAGRKGVQYYGFRDLPVADSWTGFSDKPTYGDAKTVAATLIEAFTAETGGVDELHLVSTKFISMLTQTAVDARLLPLHLDEVQLSDDKPAKTEIFPLYDFEPSAEGVLDALLPRYVESRIYNALLQSAASEHAARRRAMKSATDNAGELIKSLTRLANSARQAEITQEISEIVGGANALADASAGSE; this is encoded by the coding sequence ATGGGAGCACAGCTTCGGGTCTACAAGCGCCGGATCCGCTCTGTCACCGCGACGAAGAAGATCACCAAGGCGATGGAGATGATCTCCGCGTCGCGCATCGTCAAGGCGCAGCGCGCGGTGGCCGCCTCCACTCCGTACGCCGATGAGCTGACCCGGGCGGTGACGGCGGTGGCCACCCGGTCCAACGCCAAGCACCCGCTCACCCACGAGAAGCCGAACGCCAGCCGGGCCGCGGTCCTGCTGGTGACGGCCGACCGCGGTCTGGCCGGCGGCTACTCCAGCAACGCCATCAAGCAGGCGGTCGCACTGACCGCCCGCCTGAAGGCGGAGGGCAAGGAGGTGGTCACCTACATCGCGGGTCGCAAGGGTGTCCAGTACTACGGCTTCCGTGACCTGCCGGTCGCGGACTCGTGGACGGGCTTCTCGGACAAGCCGACCTACGGCGACGCCAAGACGGTGGCCGCCACGCTGATCGAGGCCTTCACGGCCGAGACCGGCGGGGTGGACGAGCTGCACCTGGTCTCGACCAAGTTCATCTCGATGCTGACGCAGACCGCCGTCGACGCCCGGCTGCTGCCGCTGCACCTGGACGAGGTCCAGCTCAGCGACGACAAGCCGGCCAAGACGGAGATCTTCCCGCTGTACGACTTCGAGCCGTCGGCGGAGGGCGTCCTGGACGCGCTGCTGCCGCGGTACGTCGAGAGCCGGATCTACAACGCGCTGCTGCAGTCGGCCGCCTCCGAGCACGCCGCCCGCCGGCGCGCCATGAAGAGCGCGACCGACAACGCCGGCGAGCTCATCAAGTCGCTGACGCGGCTTGCCAACTCGGCCCGTCAGGCCGAGATCACCCAGGAAATCAGCGAGATCGTCGGTGGCGCCAACGCGCTGGCCGACGCTAGCGCGGGGAGCGAATGA
- a CDS encoding 3-hydroxyacyl-CoA dehydrogenase family protein produces MSNVPTQRQQIAVIGAGLMGAGIAQVSAQAGHPVVLRDVTEQALRRGLDAIEASYEKFVGKGKLTADEATAALGRITTTTDLGAIGEADIVIEAVFEQLEVKEAVFRELDKLAKDGAVLGSNTSAIPITRIAAVTERPESVVGVHFFSPVPLMRLVELVRGYKTSDAALATARAFAEGVGKEVVVVNRDVAGFITTRLITALVVEAAKLYESGVATAEDIDTACRLGFGHPMGPLQTADLTGVDILLHAARNIYEETQDEKFAAPEIMARMVTAGDLGRKSGQGFYNHKG; encoded by the coding sequence ATGAGCAACGTACCCACGCAGCGTCAGCAGATCGCCGTGATCGGCGCCGGACTCATGGGCGCGGGCATCGCGCAGGTGTCCGCGCAGGCCGGCCACCCCGTGGTGCTGCGGGACGTCACCGAGCAGGCGCTGCGGCGCGGCCTGGACGCCATCGAGGCCTCCTACGAGAAGTTCGTCGGCAAGGGCAAGCTGACCGCCGACGAGGCCACCGCCGCGCTCGGCCGGATCACCACCACCACCGACCTCGGCGCGATCGGCGAGGCGGACATCGTGATCGAGGCCGTCTTCGAGCAGCTGGAGGTCAAGGAGGCCGTCTTCCGCGAGCTCGACAAGCTGGCCAAGGACGGTGCGGTGCTGGGCAGCAACACCTCCGCCATCCCGATCACCCGGATCGCCGCCGTCACCGAGCGCCCGGAGTCCGTGGTCGGCGTGCACTTCTTCTCGCCGGTGCCGCTGATGCGCCTGGTCGAGCTGGTCCGGGGCTACAAGACCAGCGACGCCGCGCTGGCCACCGCGCGTGCCTTCGCCGAGGGGGTGGGCAAGGAGGTGGTCGTGGTCAACCGCGACGTGGCCGGCTTCATCACCACCCGCCTGATCACCGCCCTGGTGGTGGAGGCCGCCAAGCTGTACGAGTCCGGCGTGGCCACCGCCGAGGACATCGACACCGCCTGCCGCCTGGGCTTCGGCCACCCGATGGGCCCGCTGCAGACCGCCGACCTGACCGGCGTGGACATCCTGCTGCACGCCGCGCGGAACATCTACGAGGAGACCCAGGACGAGAAGTTCGCCGCGCCGGAGATCATGGCCCGCATGGTCACCGCCGGCGACCTGGGGCGCAAGAGCGGCCAGGGCTTCTACAACCACAAGGGCTGA
- a CDS encoding STAS domain-containing protein has product MEYPGLGGRTVLALEGRLDVRGAADARARLHQAVDEGGTGDLVLDLRALDSWDATGLGVIMGTHRRAGRLGRRLVLREVPPQLQRLLVATRLHRILAVEGMVADPCGATVPGGAPGQSALPSVIAPSR; this is encoded by the coding sequence GTGGAGTACCCCGGGCTCGGCGGCCGCACTGTCCTGGCCCTGGAGGGTCGACTGGACGTGCGGGGCGCGGCCGACGCGCGGGCCCGGCTGCACCAGGCGGTCGACGAGGGCGGCACCGGTGACCTGGTGCTCGACCTGCGGGCGCTGGACTCCTGGGACGCCACCGGGCTGGGCGTCATCATGGGCACCCACCGGCGGGCCGGCCGGCTCGGCCGCCGCCTGGTGCTGCGCGAGGTGCCGCCGCAGCTGCAGCGGCTGCTGGTGGCCACCAGGCTGCACCGGATCCTCGCGGTGGAGGGCATGGTGGCCGACCCGTGCGGGGCCACCGTGCCGGGCGGCGCGCCGGGCCAGTCGGCGCTGCCCTCGGTGATCGCCCCCTCGCGCTGA
- a CDS encoding DUF2550 domain-containing protein — protein sequence MVLALVVCAAVVALGVVGLVAFAVRRRLIQRVGGTFDCSYRLKMPADASTLPDLDENGQPTSAPVPATDGKGWVFGIGRYSGDHIEWFRVFSYAPRPRKVLPRREIEVLGRRYPEGQEELALLSGSVVLRCLHNGAPLELAMSDDALTGFLAWLEAAPPGQRVNVA from the coding sequence ATGGTCCTCGCCCTTGTGGTGTGCGCGGCGGTCGTGGCCCTGGGGGTGGTCGGCCTGGTGGCGTTCGCGGTACGCCGCCGCCTCATCCAGCGGGTCGGCGGCACCTTCGACTGCAGCTACCGCCTGAAAATGCCGGCCGACGCCTCAACGCTCCCGGATCTCGACGAGAACGGACAGCCCACCTCAGCCCCGGTCCCCGCGACCGACGGCAAGGGGTGGGTTTTCGGTATCGGGCGCTACAGCGGCGACCACATCGAGTGGTTCCGGGTCTTCTCCTACGCGCCCCGCCCCCGCAAGGTGCTGCCCCGCCGCGAGATCGAGGTCCTCGGCCGCCGCTACCCCGAGGGCCAGGAGGAACTCGCCCTGCTCTCCGGCTCCGTGGTGCTGCGCTGCCTGCACAACGGCGCCCCGCTGGAACTGGCGATGAGCGACGACGCCCTCACCGGCTTCCTCGCCTGGCTGGAGGCGGCCCCACCGGGACAGCGCGTCAACGTCGCGTAG
- the atpD gene encoding F0F1 ATP synthase subunit beta, protein MTTTVEPTTATGRVARVIGPVVDVEFPVDAIPDMFNALHVEVDDPAGTGKKTLTLEVAQHLGDGLVKAISMQPTDGLVRGAAVSDTGAAISVPVGDITKGKVFNALGDVLNTDPVEFNAQVTERWPIHRKAPNFADLESKTEMFETGIKVVDLLTPYVRGGKIGLFGGAGVGKTVLIQEMIYRVAANFGGVSVFAGVGERTREGNDLIQEMIDSNVLDKTALVFGQMDEPPGTRLRVALSALTMAEYFRDVMSQDVLLFIDNIFRFTQAGSEVSTLLGRMPSAVGYQPNLADEMGLLQERITSTRGHSITSMQAIYVPADDLTDPAPATTFAHLDATTVLSRPISEKGIYPAVDPLDSTSRILDPRYIAQDHYDTAMRVKGILQKYKDLQDIIAILGIDELSEDDKITVHRARRIERFLSQNTYVAKQFTGVEGSTVPLSETIEAFNRIADGKYDSIPEQAFFMCGGIEDLEKNAAELAKK, encoded by the coding sequence ATGACCACCACTGTTGAGCCGACCACGGCGACGGGCCGCGTCGCGCGGGTCATCGGCCCGGTCGTCGACGTGGAGTTCCCCGTCGACGCCATTCCGGACATGTTCAACGCCCTGCACGTCGAGGTCGACGACCCGGCCGGCACGGGCAAGAAGACCCTGACTCTGGAGGTCGCCCAGCACCTGGGCGACGGCCTGGTCAAGGCCATCTCGATGCAGCCGACCGACGGCCTGGTCCGTGGCGCTGCCGTCTCCGACACCGGTGCGGCGATCTCCGTCCCGGTCGGCGACATCACCAAGGGCAAGGTCTTCAACGCCCTCGGCGACGTGCTCAACACCGACCCGGTCGAGTTCAACGCCCAGGTCACCGAGCGCTGGCCGATCCACCGCAAGGCGCCGAACTTCGCGGACCTCGAGTCGAAGACCGAGATGTTCGAGACCGGCATCAAGGTCGTCGACCTGCTCACCCCGTACGTGCGTGGTGGCAAGATCGGCCTGTTCGGTGGTGCCGGTGTCGGTAAGACCGTCCTCATCCAGGAGATGATCTACCGCGTCGCCGCCAACTTCGGTGGTGTCTCGGTCTTCGCCGGCGTCGGGGAGCGTACCCGTGAGGGCAACGACCTGATCCAGGAGATGATCGACTCCAACGTTCTGGACAAGACCGCCCTGGTCTTCGGCCAGATGGACGAGCCGCCGGGCACCCGTCTGCGGGTCGCCCTGTCCGCGCTGACCATGGCGGAGTACTTCCGCGATGTGATGAGCCAGGACGTGCTGCTCTTCATCGACAACATCTTCCGGTTCACCCAGGCCGGTTCCGAGGTGTCGACCCTGCTCGGCCGGATGCCCTCCGCGGTGGGTTACCAGCCGAACCTGGCCGACGAGATGGGCCTCCTGCAGGAGCGCATCACCTCGACCCGCGGTCACTCGATCACCTCGATGCAGGCGATCTACGTCCCCGCGGACGACCTGACCGACCCGGCCCCGGCCACCACCTTCGCCCACCTGGACGCGACCACGGTTCTGTCGCGCCCGATCTCGGAGAAGGGCATCTACCCGGCCGTCGACCCGCTGGACTCCACGTCCCGCATCCTGGACCCGCGCTACATCGCGCAGGACCACTACGACACGGCCATGCGCGTCAAGGGCATCCTGCAGAAGTACAAGGACCTGCAGGACATCATCGCGATCCTCGGGATCGACGAGCTGTCCGAGGACGACAAGATCACGGTGCACCGGGCCCGCCGGATCGAGCGCTTCCTGTCGCAGAACACCTACGTGGCGAAGCAGTTCACCGGTGTCGAGGGTTCGACCGTGCCGCTGTCGGAGACCATCGAGGCCTTCAACCGCATCGCGGACGGCAAGTACGACTCCATCCCGGAGCAGGCCTTCTTCATGTGCGGTGGCATCGAGGACCTCGAGAAGAACGCCGCCGAGCTGGCCAAGAAGTAA
- the atpA gene encoding F0F1 ATP synthase subunit alpha — MAELTIRPEEIRSALADFVQSYQPDAASREEVGTVTGAADGIAHVEGLPSVMANELLKFEDGTLGLALNLDTREIGVVILGEFGGIEEGQTVHRTGEILSVPVGDGYLGRVVDPLGAPIDGLGEIASTGRRALELQAPGVMVRKSVHEPMQTGIKAIDAMTPIGRGQRQLIIGDRQTGKTAVAIDTIINQKDNWRSGDPKKQVRCIYVAVGQKGSTIAAVRGALEEAGALEYTTIVAAPASDPAGFKYLAPYTGSAIGQEWMYDGKHVLIIFDDLSKQAEAYRSVSLLLRRPPGREAYPGDVFYLHSRLLERCAKLSDELGAGSMTGLPIIETKANDVSAYIPTNVISITDGQCFLESDLFNAGIRPAVNVGISVSRVGGSAQIKAMKSVAGRLRLDLAQYRELEAFAAFGSDLDAASKSQLERGARMVELLKQGQYQPFPVEEQVVSIWAGTTGKLDDVPVADIRRFEREFLDFLRVEHKKLLAGIVETSKLEDGTIDALTSAIAAFKLGFTTADGKLLSEQA; from the coding sequence ATGGCGGAGCTTACGATCCGGCCGGAGGAGATCCGGTCCGCGCTGGCCGACTTCGTCCAGTCGTACCAGCCGGACGCCGCCTCGCGTGAAGAGGTCGGCACGGTCACTGGCGCGGCGGACGGTATCGCCCATGTCGAGGGCCTGCCCTCGGTCATGGCCAACGAGCTGCTGAAGTTCGAGGACGGGACCCTCGGCCTCGCGCTGAACCTCGACACCCGCGAGATCGGTGTCGTCATCCTCGGTGAGTTCGGCGGGATCGAGGAGGGTCAGACGGTGCACCGCACCGGCGAGATCCTCTCCGTGCCGGTCGGCGACGGCTACCTCGGCCGCGTCGTGGACCCGCTGGGTGCCCCGATCGACGGTCTGGGCGAGATCGCCTCCACCGGCCGCCGCGCCCTGGAGCTGCAGGCCCCCGGTGTCATGGTCCGCAAGTCGGTGCACGAGCCGATGCAGACCGGCATCAAGGCCATCGACGCGATGACCCCGATCGGCCGCGGCCAGCGCCAGCTGATCATCGGCGACCGCCAGACCGGCAAGACCGCGGTGGCGATCGACACGATCATCAACCAGAAGGACAACTGGCGCTCCGGCGACCCGAAGAAGCAGGTCCGCTGCATCTACGTCGCCGTCGGCCAGAAGGGCTCCACCATCGCCGCCGTCCGCGGCGCCCTGGAGGAGGCCGGCGCGCTGGAGTACACCACGATCGTGGCCGCTCCCGCCTCCGACCCGGCCGGCTTCAAGTACCTCGCCCCGTACACCGGTTCGGCCATCGGCCAGGAGTGGATGTACGACGGCAAGCACGTCCTGATCATCTTCGACGACCTGTCGAAGCAGGCCGAGGCCTACCGTTCCGTCTCCCTGCTGCTGCGCCGCCCGCCGGGCCGCGAGGCCTACCCGGGTGACGTCTTCTACCTGCACTCCCGCCTGCTGGAGCGTTGCGCCAAGCTCTCCGACGAGCTGGGCGCCGGCTCGATGACCGGTCTGCCGATCATCGAGACCAAGGCCAACGACGTCTCGGCGTACATCCCGACCAACGTCATCTCGATCACCGACGGCCAGTGCTTCCTGGAGTCCGACCTGTTCAACGCCGGCATCCGCCCGGCCGTGAACGTCGGTATCTCGGTCTCCCGCGTCGGTGGCTCGGCCCAGATCAAGGCCATGAAGTCGGTCGCCGGCCGGCTGCGCCTGGACCTGGCCCAGTACCGCGAGCTGGAGGCGTTCGCCGCCTTCGGTTCCGACCTGGACGCGGCCTCGAAGTCCCAGCTGGAGCGCGGCGCCCGCATGGTCGAGCTGCTGAAGCAGGGCCAGTACCAGCCGTTCCCGGTCGAGGAGCAGGTCGTCTCCATCTGGGCCGGTACCACCGGCAAGCTGGACGACGTCCCGGTCGCCGACATCCGCCGCTTCGAGCGCGAGTTCCTCGACTTCCTGCGGGTCGAGCACAAGAAGCTGCTCGCCGGGATCGTCGAGACCTCCAAGCTCGAGGACGGCACCATCGACGCGCTGACCAGCGCGATCGCCGCCTTCAAGCTGGGCTTCACCACCGCCGACGGCAAGCTGCTCAGCGAGCAGGCCTGA
- a CDS encoding cob(I)yrinic acid a,c-diamide adenosyltransferase produces MVNLTRIYTRTGDDGTTALGDMSRTTKTDPRLLAYADANEANAALGMAIAAGALAEDLVAVLTRVQNDLFDVGADLATPVVEDPKYPPLRVEQTYIDRLEADCDRYNAELEKLRSFILPGGTPGAAYLHLACTVVRRAERTTWAAIEEHGESVNPLTAKYLNRLSDLLFILARTANKERGDVLWVPGENR; encoded by the coding sequence ATGGTCAACCTCACGCGCATCTACACCCGTACCGGCGACGACGGCACCACCGCGCTCGGTGACATGAGCCGCACCACCAAGACCGACCCGCGCCTGCTCGCCTACGCGGACGCCAACGAGGCCAACGCGGCGCTCGGGATGGCGATCGCCGCCGGGGCGCTGGCCGAGGACCTGGTCGCGGTGCTGACGCGGGTTCAGAACGACCTCTTCGACGTCGGGGCGGACCTCGCCACGCCGGTGGTCGAGGACCCGAAATACCCGCCGCTGCGGGTCGAGCAGACCTACATCGACCGGCTCGAGGCCGACTGCGACCGGTACAACGCCGAGTTGGAGAAGCTGCGCAGCTTCATCCTGCCGGGCGGCACCCCCGGCGCCGCCTACCTGCACCTGGCCTGCACGGTGGTGCGCCGCGCGGAGCGGACGACCTGGGCGGCGATCGAGGAGCACGGCGAGAGCGTCAACCCGCTGACCGCGAAGTACCTCAACCGGCTCTCCGACCTGCTCTTCATCCTGGCCAGGACGGCCAACAAGGAGCGCGGCGACGTGCTCTGGGTGCCGGGGGAGAACCGCTAG
- a CDS encoding sensor histidine kinase, with the protein MLPFRLSPRRVDLAIATAGLGGGLLMLACHAYDEAPHITLWLRLASLVAMAVLELFRRRRPILTVTIGGLVFLAGTFTGILTITVIMYTDLLYAGTLYGPRRMPLVLQLTGAGSSLVIAGVIGSHHTIGNALGAAIWVALIFLAPVWTALLVRRYREQAGAERLRAERITLLAELDRRAAVAAERARMARELHDMVANHLSAIAIQATGAQALAGRQQRGVEDPVVAALAVIRENSVQGLAEMRQMIGVLRADSGQPADYRAPRLDALDSLLAQVRAAGRDAGLSVEVEQLGSGEHLPVPVELAAYRIVQESLTNALKHAGRGIVRLRLHSGQERVEIAVESPYRPQAGPALPGAKAGLVGMRERAQLLGGSFEAGPDGGLWRVRAMLPVRAAAESEGERV; encoded by the coding sequence GTGCTGCCGTTCCGCCTCTCCCCGCGCCGGGTCGACCTGGCGATCGCCACCGCCGGACTCGGCGGCGGGCTGCTGATGCTCGCCTGCCACGCCTACGACGAGGCTCCGCACATCACGCTCTGGCTGCGGCTGGCCTCCCTGGTGGCGATGGCGGTGCTGGAGCTGTTCCGGCGCCGCCGGCCGATCCTGACGGTCACGATCGGCGGCCTGGTCTTCCTGGCCGGTACGTTCACCGGGATCCTGACGATCACCGTGATCATGTACACCGACCTGCTCTACGCCGGGACCCTCTACGGGCCGCGCCGGATGCCGCTGGTTCTGCAGCTGACCGGGGCGGGCTCCAGCCTGGTGATCGCCGGCGTCATCGGGAGCCACCACACGATCGGCAACGCGCTGGGGGCGGCGATCTGGGTGGCGCTGATCTTCCTGGCCCCGGTCTGGACCGCGCTGCTGGTCCGCAGGTACCGGGAGCAGGCCGGGGCCGAGCGGCTGCGCGCCGAGCGGATCACGCTGCTGGCCGAGCTGGACCGGCGGGCCGCGGTGGCCGCCGAGCGTGCCCGGATGGCCCGCGAGCTGCACGACATGGTGGCCAACCACCTGTCGGCGATCGCCATCCAGGCCACCGGCGCGCAGGCGCTGGCCGGGCGCCAGCAGCGCGGCGTCGAGGACCCGGTGGTGGCCGCGCTCGCCGTGATCCGGGAGAACAGCGTGCAGGGCCTGGCCGAGATGCGGCAGATGATCGGCGTGCTGCGGGCCGACAGCGGTCAGCCGGCCGACTACCGGGCGCCCCGGCTGGACGCGCTGGACAGCCTGCTCGCCCAGGTCAGGGCGGCCGGCCGGGACGCCGGGCTGAGCGTCGAGGTGGAGCAGCTGGGGAGCGGGGAGCACCTGCCCGTGCCGGTCGAGCTGGCCGCCTACCGGATCGTCCAGGAGTCGCTCACCAACGCGCTCAAGCACGCCGGGCGCGGCATCGTGCGGCTGCGGCTGCACAGCGGCCAGGAGCGGGTGGAGATCGCCGTGGAGAGCCCGTACCGGCCGCAGGCGGGCCCGGCGCTGCCCGGCGCCAAGGCAGGCCTGGTCGGCATGCGGGAGCGGGCGCAGCTGCTCGGCGGCAGTTTCGAGGCGGGCCCGGACGGCGGGCTGTGGCGGGTACGGGCGATGCTGCCGGTGCGGGCAGCGGCCGAGAGCGAGGGGGAGCGGGTATGA
- a CDS encoding F0F1 ATP synthase subunit delta: MIGASREAFAAGRENLNGLTDNTAVDSAKLAEELSSVTVLLDREVSLRRVLTDPSRSGQDKAELVGSLLGGQVSGETVDLVSGLVRSRWSGSRDLVDATEQLAAYAEVIAAEQAGKLDDLEDELFRFGRVVAGSHALRAGLTEPKATAAAKAELVQKLLGGRALPGTVRLVTALVTHPRGRSLEQGLESYAKLAADRRDRVVALVTTAVPLSDGQKQRLSGALAKLYGRAVLLNIDVDPSVVGGVRVQIGDEIIDGTVTSRLEGARQALEG; this comes from the coding sequence GTGATCGGCGCCAGCCGCGAAGCCTTCGCCGCCGGCCGCGAGAACCTCAACGGCCTGACCGACAACACCGCGGTGGACTCGGCCAAGCTCGCGGAGGAGCTCAGCTCCGTCACGGTGCTGCTGGACCGCGAGGTCTCGCTGCGCCGGGTCCTGACCGACCCTTCGCGGTCCGGTCAGGACAAGGCCGAGCTGGTCGGCTCGCTGCTCGGTGGCCAGGTCTCCGGTGAGACCGTCGACCTGGTCTCCGGCCTGGTCCGGTCCCGCTGGTCCGGCTCGCGCGACCTGGTCGACGCGACCGAGCAGCTGGCCGCCTACGCCGAGGTCATCGCGGCGGAGCAGGCCGGCAAGCTGGACGACCTGGAGGACGAGCTCTTCCGGTTCGGCCGCGTGGTGGCCGGTTCGCACGCGCTGCGCGCCGGGCTGACCGAGCCGAAGGCCACCGCCGCCGCCAAGGCGGAGCTGGTGCAGAAGCTGCTCGGCGGCCGCGCCCTGCCGGGCACCGTCCGCCTGGTCACCGCGCTGGTCACCCACCCGCGTGGCCGTAGCCTGGAGCAGGGCCTGGAGTCCTACGCCAAGCTCGCCGCCGACCGCCGCGACCGTGTGGTGGCCCTGGTCACCACCGCCGTTCCGCTCAGCGACGGCCAGAAGCAGCGCCTGTCCGGCGCGCTGGCCAAGCTGTACGGGCGCGCGGTGCTCCTGAACATCGACGTCGACCCCTCGGTCGTCGGCGGTGTCCGGGTGCAGATCGGTGACGAGATCATCGACGGCACCGTGACGAGCCGCCTCGAAGGCGCTCGCCAGGCCCTCGAAGGCTGA
- a CDS encoding F0F1 ATP synthase subunit epsilon gives MAELHVELVAADRKVWSGAATIVVARTASGDTGIMPGHTPVLSVLESGPVTIRTTDGGTVIAAVHGGFISFADNKLSLLAEIAELADEIDVNRAERALETAKSESDAHAERRAEVRLVAAGRKAA, from the coding sequence TTGGCTGAGCTGCACGTCGAGCTGGTCGCAGCCGACCGCAAGGTGTGGTCCGGTGCGGCCACCATCGTTGTCGCCCGCACGGCTTCCGGTGACACCGGCATCATGCCGGGCCACACCCCGGTGCTGAGCGTGCTGGAGTCCGGCCCGGTCACCATCCGCACGACCGATGGCGGCACCGTCATCGCCGCCGTGCACGGTGGCTTCATCTCGTTCGCCGACAACAAGCTGTCTCTGCTCGCGGAGATCGCCGAGCTGGCGGACGAGATCGATGTGAACCGCGCGGAGCGGGCGCTGGAGACCGCCAAGAGCGAGAGCGACGCGCACGCCGAGCGTCGCGCCGAGGTCCGCCTCGTCGCGGCCGGCCGCAAGGCCGCCTGA
- a CDS encoding Uma2 family endonuclease translates to MTAMAAEPDLDLDMDETPGLDEVLWQAWLALDLPEGYHAEIIEGLIEVSPTGRRSHAITANKLRKALERHLAESSSDAYQDLNLLHGHKVYIPALVIAAEDLDSIPDPNGWGADATKVALVAEVVSPGRDARQRDLVRKHRAYAQAGIPVYVIIDDQDGTGHVTVHTQPNPEAGTYEASSRVPYGTDVTILEGPAKGFVIDTAVTGEPRKPE, encoded by the coding sequence ATGACCGCCATGGCAGCCGAACCCGATCTCGACCTCGACATGGATGAAACCCCCGGCCTGGACGAGGTCCTATGGCAGGCATGGCTCGCGCTCGATCTCCCCGAGGGCTATCACGCCGAGATCATCGAGGGGCTCATCGAGGTGTCACCCACCGGGCGTCGAAGCCACGCGATCACTGCCAACAAGCTGCGGAAGGCGTTGGAACGCCATCTCGCGGAGAGCAGCAGTGACGCCTATCAGGACCTCAACCTGCTCCACGGTCACAAGGTCTACATCCCCGCCCTGGTGATCGCTGCGGAGGACCTGGACAGCATTCCCGACCCCAACGGCTGGGGTGCCGACGCGACGAAGGTCGCCTTGGTCGCCGAGGTGGTCTCACCGGGGCGGGATGCGCGGCAGCGCGACCTGGTCCGAAAGCACAGGGCGTACGCGCAGGCCGGTATCCCCGTCTACGTCATCATCGACGACCAGGACGGGACGGGCCACGTCACGGTGCACACGCAGCCCAATCCCGAGGCGGGCACCTACGAGGCGTCCAGCCGCGTTCCCTACGGCACCGACGTCACCATCCTCGAAGGCCCCGCCAAGGGCTTCGTGATCGACACCGCCGTCACCGGTGAGCCGCGCAAGCCTGAGTAG
- a CDS encoding response regulator transcription factor, with protein sequence MTIRVLVAEDQAAVRAGLVMILRAEPDFAVVGEAADGERAVELALELRPDVVLMDVQMPRLDGVAATRRITEAGAARVLVLTTFDLDEYVHGALRAGAAGFLLKDLEAAALVDGIRTVARGDGMLAPSVTRRLISTFARPEGGDPTAVERLTQREREVLAAIGEGLSNDQISRRLAMAQATTKTHVSRILAKLELRSRVQAAILAQDLVLALPRLPQLPR encoded by the coding sequence ATGACGATCCGGGTGCTGGTGGCGGAGGATCAGGCGGCCGTCCGGGCCGGGCTGGTGATGATCCTGCGGGCCGAACCGGACTTCGCGGTGGTCGGCGAGGCGGCCGACGGCGAGCGGGCCGTGGAGCTGGCACTGGAGCTGCGCCCCGACGTGGTCCTGATGGACGTTCAGATGCCCCGGCTGGACGGCGTCGCGGCCACCCGGCGGATCACCGAGGCCGGGGCCGCCCGGGTGCTGGTGCTGACCACCTTCGACCTCGACGAGTACGTGCACGGCGCGCTGCGCGCCGGGGCGGCCGGCTTCCTGCTCAAGGACCTGGAGGCGGCGGCCCTGGTCGACGGCATCCGCACGGTGGCCCGCGGCGACGGCATGCTGGCGCCGTCCGTCACCCGACGGCTGATCAGCACCTTCGCCCGGCCCGAAGGCGGCGACCCGACAGCCGTGGAGAGGCTGACCCAGCGCGAGCGCGAGGTGCTGGCGGCGATCGGCGAGGGCCTGAGCAACGACCAGATATCCCGTCGGCTCGCCATGGCGCAGGCCACCACCAAGACCCATGTGAGCCGGATCCTGGCCAAGCTGGAGCTGCGCAGCCGGGTCCAGGCGGCGATCCTGGCGCAGGACTTGGTCCTGGCGCTGCCACGGCTACCACAGCTGCCGCGCTGA